From Solanum lycopersicum chromosome 8, SLM_r2.1, the proteins below share one genomic window:
- the LOC138338004 gene encoding uncharacterized protein, which produces MGRKERRGERRRGKEKKRVREETGREKRDEGGEDTRKGERWREGEEGVGGWREGRRLGREGGASSPLFAGKLKRRGAADAAKEREGEKVLGFGTFGVKRELKKKDGLNR; this is translated from the coding sequence ATGGGAAGAAAAGAGAGGAGGGGGGAACGAAGGAGAGGGAAGGAGAAGAAGAGGGTGAGAGAAGAGACGGGAAGGGAGAAGAGGGACGAAGGAGGGGAGGATACGAGAAAGGGAGAAAGAtggagagagggagaagaggGGGTTGGCGGCTGGAGAGAGGGACGACGGCTGGGAAGAGAGGGTGGGGCGTCGTCACCTCTGTTCGCCGGAAAATTGAAGAGGAGAGGGGCGGCTGATGCTGCCAAGGAGAGGgagggagaaaaagttttagGTTTTGGGACTTTTGGTGTTAAAagagagttaaaaaaaaaagatggtcTCAACCGCTAG